In Nostoc sp. CENA543, a single genomic region encodes these proteins:
- a CDS encoding metallophosphoesterase, whose protein sequence is MRTIVVGDIHGCYEELLHLLTKVKLTEEDCLISLGDIVDRGVDSVKVYEFLKQRPNTIVLMGNHERKHLRQTLSYSQEIVKLQFGDRYVEFLEWVSHLPYYHETENAIFVHAAVEDGIPLHQQKEEVLCGCTAGEKHLEKLYGRTYWSQLYTGTKPVIFGHHVVGNEPLIITGKIYGIDTGACHGGRLTALILPSFEIVQIQAPKDYWHEEMIKWQLPVMQAKPWGSYKWDKIQAICNDFKTSSHRDVAAFMREQQKWVNHLLSFAPTIILKVEEKLTELIAIHGQDNFKKPASCLSYATLLYKANASHLTVDFLKETLPTPDKWLQVMNDLGIRY, encoded by the coding sequence ATGCGAACGATAGTAGTTGGTGACATTCATGGTTGCTATGAAGAATTGCTTCACCTATTGACCAAAGTCAAGCTTACAGAGGAAGATTGTTTAATTTCATTAGGTGATATCGTTGATCGCGGTGTTGATTCCGTGAAAGTATACGAATTTCTCAAACAACGTCCTAACACAATTGTGTTGATGGGAAATCATGAACGTAAGCACCTACGTCAGACTCTCTCCTATTCACAGGAAATCGTCAAGTTACAATTTGGCGATCGCTATGTAGAATTTTTAGAATGGGTGAGTCATTTACCCTATTATCATGAAACTGAAAACGCCATTTTCGTTCATGCGGCTGTAGAAGATGGAATACCTCTTCACCAGCAAAAAGAAGAGGTTTTATGTGGCTGTACGGCTGGGGAAAAGCATCTCGAAAAACTCTATGGCAGGACTTACTGGAGTCAGTTGTATACTGGCACAAAACCAGTTATCTTTGGTCATCATGTTGTAGGAAATGAACCATTAATTATCACAGGAAAAATTTACGGTATTGATACTGGAGCCTGTCATGGAGGAAGATTAACTGCATTAATTTTACCAAGTTTTGAAATTGTGCAGATACAAGCCCCTAAAGATTATTGGCACGAAGAGATGATTAAATGGCAATTACCCGTGATGCAGGCTAAACCGTGGGGTAGTTATAAGTGGGATAAAATTCAAGCAATCTGTAATGATTTTAAAACCTCTTCTCATCGAGACGTAGCAGCTTTTATGCGTGAACAGCAAAAGTGGGTGAATCATTTACTCAGTTTTGCTCCTACAATCATTCTGAAAGTAGAAGAAAAACTCACAGAATTAATTGCTATTCATGGTCAAGATAATTTCAAGAAACCAGCTAGTTGTTTAAGCTATGCCACTCTCTTATATAAAGCTAACGCCAGCCATCTTACAGTAGACTTCCTCAAGGAAACATTACCAACACCCGATAAATGGTTGCAGGTAATGAATGATTTGGGGATTAGATATTAA
- a CDS encoding alpha/beta hydrolase, with the protein MMLKKKSYHFYIIAAIVSLAITLLNWEQVFANTTLQLKQQKNYALERNIIYETVNSNQLTLDVYKNQKSGLRPTLMVIHGGGWIKGKKEDELFFKPYFDWGFSVVNIEYRLANVALAPAAVEDAVCALNWVMSNASKYNFDTKKIVLTGFSAGGHLALTTGMMPDVKKFNQNCPESQQTKVAAIVNWSGITDVNDLLVGRNQKYFAVQWFGNRNSPQEMEIARNVSPINFVRRNLPPILTIHGEKDNFVPYSHAVRLHQALRQIGTINQLFTVKGAEHGGFSKVQKKQIYATIKTFLIKQGIIK; encoded by the coding sequence ATGATGCTCAAAAAAAAATCTTATCACTTTTATATAATTGCAGCTATTGTTTCTCTAGCCATTACGCTTTTGAATTGGGAACAAGTATTTGCCAATACTACTTTACAATTAAAGCAGCAAAAAAATTACGCTTTGGAGCGTAATATTATCTACGAAACAGTCAACTCCAATCAACTAACACTAGATGTTTATAAAAATCAAAAATCTGGCTTACGTCCTACATTAATGGTAATTCATGGTGGAGGTTGGATTAAAGGTAAAAAAGAAGACGAATTATTCTTTAAACCTTATTTTGATTGGGGATTTTCTGTAGTTAATATTGAGTATAGATTAGCAAATGTAGCATTAGCACCAGCAGCAGTGGAAGATGCTGTATGTGCGTTAAATTGGGTGATGAGTAATGCGTCAAAATATAACTTCGATACGAAAAAAATTGTTTTGACTGGATTTTCCGCAGGGGGACATTTAGCATTAACTACAGGAATGATGCCTGATGTGAAAAAATTTAACCAAAATTGTCCAGAAAGTCAACAAACAAAAGTTGCTGCCATAGTTAATTGGTCTGGAATTACGGATGTTAATGATTTGTTAGTTGGTCGTAATCAAAAGTATTTTGCTGTGCAGTGGTTTGGTAATCGTAATTCCCCACAAGAAATGGAAATTGCCAGAAATGTTTCTCCGATTAACTTTGTGCGTCGAAATCTACCACCGATTCTGACTATACATGGAGAAAAGGATAATTTTGTTCCTTACAGTCATGCAGTTAGATTACATCAAGCATTACGTCAGATTGGGACGATAAATCAATTATTTACTGTTAAAGGTGCAGAACATGGAGGTTTTAGTAAAGTGCAGAAAAAGCAAATTTATGCCACTATTAAAACCTTCTTGATTAAGCAAGGCATAATTAAATAA
- a CDS encoding DUF459 domain-containing protein: MVNKPLFFKSLASSKIAPREIKQAAQQIKLEGFSKVESDFWDSIKEINGKSQIIAQAKASDIKTETKIQKKPATTSPKQSFTSPPVKQLEPAKRFLFLGDSIMGFLGVAFENNVKKSDYGLEQIKVFYKISTGLNRIDFYDWYSHTRELIQQNNPDVMVVIFGGNDDQNILDANKKFHEELTPEWEKAYEERVERYAKLLDEYPVKKVYWIGHPISNVARYNKFFPIFNRIYKKVSAVHSKIEFVDYWNVFAVNGKFYPIAADSTGRKARVRYNDGLHPTEHGAKIMMEILKKRMIEEGALRPKAKPPTQTQK, from the coding sequence ATGGTTAATAAACCTCTCTTTTTTAAGAGTTTAGCATCTAGTAAAATTGCTCCTAGAGAAATTAAACAGGCTGCTCAACAAATTAAATTAGAAGGATTTAGTAAAGTTGAATCTGATTTTTGGGACAGTATCAAAGAAATCAACGGTAAATCTCAAATAATTGCCCAAGCTAAAGCATCGGATATCAAAACCGAAACTAAGATTCAGAAAAAACCAGCAACTACGAGTCCAAAACAATCATTTACTAGTCCGCCTGTCAAGCAACTAGAACCAGCCAAACGTTTTTTATTTCTGGGTGATTCTATTATGGGTTTTCTAGGAGTTGCATTTGAGAATAACGTTAAAAAATCAGATTATGGATTGGAACAAATCAAAGTTTTTTATAAAATCTCTACGGGATTAAATCGCATCGACTTTTATGATTGGTATTCACACACACGAGAACTTATTCAACAGAATAACCCTGATGTTATGGTAGTCATTTTTGGTGGTAATGACGACCAAAATATTTTAGATGCCAATAAAAAGTTCCACGAAGAATTAACCCCAGAATGGGAAAAAGCTTATGAAGAGCGTGTAGAAAGATATGCTAAATTGCTGGATGAATATCCTGTAAAAAAAGTTTACTGGATAGGTCATCCTATATCTAATGTGGCTAGATATAATAAATTTTTTCCTATTTTCAACCGGATTTATAAAAAAGTCTCAGCAGTCCATTCTAAAATTGAATTTGTCGATTATTGGAATGTCTTTGCTGTCAATGGTAAATTTTATCCTATAGCCGCCGATAGTACAGGTCGAAAAGCAAGAGTTAGATATAACGATGGTCTACACCCTACTGAACATGGAGCTAAAATTATGATGGAAATTCTCAAAAAAAGAATGATAGAAGAGGGTGCTTTAAGACCAAAAGCAAAGCCCCCAACACAGACTCAAAAATAA